TTGAGGTTAACCATGGTCGGAGCGATATAACTCAGGTTATCGCCGCCATCCAGCGCCAGGTATTGCTCATTTTTGCGTTTAAATTCTTCGAATTTCTTCACATCACCGCACTCTACCCAACGAGCGGTAGAAACGTTGACCGACTCGTAAATCGCCTCAACGTTGTATTCGCTTTTCAGACGCGCCACTACCACGTCAAACTGCAGAACACCCACCGCCCCAACAATCAGATCATTGTTAATCAGCGGACGGAATACCTGCACCGCGCCCTCTTCAGAAAGCTGTACCAGACCTTTCAGCAGCTGTTTTTGCTTAAGCGGATCGCGCAGACGAATGCGGCGGAACAGTTCTGGCGCAAAGTTAGGGATACCGGTGAACTTCATCATTTCACCCTGAGTAAAGGTATCGCCAATCTGGATGGTGCCGTGGTTATGCAGGCCGAGGATATCTCCCGGATAAGCCTCTTCCACATGGGAACGGTCACCGGCCATAAAGGTCAGCGCATCAGAAATCACCACGTCTTTACCGGTACGAACCTGACGCAGCTTCATCCCTTTTTCATACTTACCCGATACCACACGCATAAATGCGACGCGGTCGCGGTGCTTAGGATCCATGTTGGCCTGAATTTTAAAGACAAAGCCGGAAAACTTCTCTTCACTGGCATCAACTTCGCGCGTATCGCTCTTACGCGGCATCGGACGAGGAGCCCATGCCACCAGGCCATCAAGCATGTGGTCAACGCCAAAGTTGCCCAGCGCCGTACCGAAGAAGACCGGGGTCAGCTCACCGCTCAGGAACATCTCTTCATCGAACTCGTGGGAAGCGCCCTGCACCAGCTCCAGCTCATCACGCAACTGAGCCGCCAGCTCTTCGCCCACGGCACTATCCAGTTCCGGGTTATTCAGGCCTTTGACTATCCGCACTTCCTGGATGGTATGGCCCTGGCCTGTCTGATAAAGATAAGTTTCATCTTTATAGAGATGGTAAACCCCTTTGAACAGCTTGCCGCAGCCGATAGGCCAGGTCACAGGCGCACAGGCGATTTTCAGCTCGTTTTCGACTTCGTCCAGCAGCTCCATCGGATCGCGAATATCGCGGTCAAGTTTGTTCATGAACGTCAGGATTGGCGTATCACGCAGACGGGTAACTTCCATCAGCTTACGGGTACGGTCTTCAACCCCTTTCGCGGCATCGATAACCATCAGGCAACAGTCCACTGCGGTCAGAGTACGATAGGTATCTTCCGAGAAGTCTTCGTGCCCTGGGGTATCAAGCAGGTTAACCAGACAGTCGTGATAAGGGAACTGCATCACCGAGGTGGTAATCGAGATCCCACGCTGTTTTTCCATCTCCATCCAGTCGGATTTCGCGTGATGGCTGGAGCCACGGCCTTTTACGGTACCTGCGGTCTGGATAGCCTGTCCGAATAACAGCACCTTTTCAGTAATAGTCGTTTTACCGGCATCGGGGTGCGAAATAATGGCAAAAGTGCGGCGCTTGGCCACCTCCTGCATGAACGGAGATAAGGTCATGATTCAATTCTTCTATATAAGCCGCAGGCTCGGGCATGCGGCGGAGGATTCATCAACTGGCGGCTATTTTACCCATCAGGTCTGGGCAGACAATCATTGTTTACACAGTAGCTGCTCCAGCCCGGCAAGTGAGTCAACCTGCCATGTTGCGGTAATACCGGCCGGAAGCTCGCGCTGGTGGCGGTTAAGCCACACCGTTGCAAGCTCCGCATTATTGCCGCCAAGAATATCGGATTCGGCGGTATCGCCGACCATTAGCACCCGCTCGCGCGGCGGGTTGCCCATCTGAGTCAGGGCATAATCGAAAATTCGGCGGTCAGGCTTGGCAATGCCAACTTCTTCGGAGATAACCAACAGATCAAAGCAGTCGCTGAGGCCGGTACGTGCCAGCCGGGTCTGCTGTAATGCGGTGAAACCGTTGGTAATAATCCCCATTTTCACTTTACCCTTCAGGGCATTGAGAAGTGAGACGGCGCCCGGAAGCGGGCTGCAAATTTCAGCCATCGCATTCAAAAAGGCATCATTAAGCGCCGCAGGAGAGACCGACAGCCGCTCAGCCCAGTCTTCAAAACGCTGATGCTGAAGCTGCAATGCGCTGATGGCCCCATTTTGGTAGTCCGTCCACAGAGGCTTGTTGACGTCCTGATACTGGAGGTAATCCTGTTCGGTAAACGTTACGCTGTAGTCGAGAAACATACGCTGCAAGCCGCTAAAAGCGTCGAAGGTAAACAGCGTTTCGTCAGCATCAAACAGAATCCAGTCCCAGTTCATTACATCACCTCGGTGTTAAAATTAGCCAAGCGGCAAAGCCATAATCAGTGCATCCTCGCGTCCATTCACGGTAGGGTAATAATTACGGCGAACCGTAACTTCGTTAAACCCCATTTGTTCATACAGGGCGATGGCCGGGGCATTTGATGCCCGAACCTCGAGCCAAAGCGTGAATACATCACGCTCTGACAGCGCATCCTGAAGATGCTCCAGCAGCTGCCGCCCTATTCCCTGACGCTGCCAGGCGGGATCCACCGCCAGGTTAAATAAAGTCGCCTCGTCCAGCACCACCTGCACAATCGCAAAGCCAGCAAGCTGACCATCAACCGTGAGCTTCAAATTGAAGTAGCGCTCGCCCTGATTGCTGGCAAACGTCTGTTCACTCCAGGGAAAAGCGTGGGCGCGCTGCTCCAGCGCCCATGCGGCGCTGAGATCATCCGGGCTGAGTAAAGAAATCGTCTTCATATTCACAAATTTGTTGCCATAGAGCGCGACGCTGCGCGCCATCGGCCAAAAGCCCCGCCAGAGCCGGGCTATGAATGCTGGCACCGGATAGCGGCGCAGAACCGTCGCACCCCAGCCACCAACTGTTACAGTGCGCTCCATCAGGCAGCATGGCGGCACGCTCCGGCGTCAACACCATAACCTGTGAAGCATCAAGCCCCAGGCTTTGCAGCACGTCGCTAATAAGCGGTTCATGCAACTCAGGCAGCTGGTCGGCGATAATAATCAGGCGCGTTTGCGAGCTAATCGACAGCGCAATTTCGCCCTGCAGCACCGCAGGACGACGCAGCGACCAGCGGGTTATACCCAGTTGCTGTAACTGCCAGTCACGTCGGGAGGTCATCGCAAAGCCTGTGTTAAAAATTGGAAGGACGAAAATATAGCAAATTGCCCTAACCCGCGCCACCGGCGGGGGCGATGAAGAGCGCTGCCGAAGCCCGAGAAAGTAGGTATAATCTCCGCTCAGTTAAAGAAGGAGTTCAGTCATGTCCGCGTTTACCCCGGCCAGTGAAGTGTTATTGCGCCATAGCGAAGATTTTGAAACCAGCCGCATTCTGTTTGCCGGCGATTTGCAGGACGATTTGCCAGCCCGTTTTGAGGCGGCCTCCTGCCGGGCGCACACCCAGCAGTTCCATCACTGGCAAAACCTGCATAAAGCAATGGGGGAACGGGCGGTATTCGGCCTGACTGCCGATGCCGCCTGCGTTGGCGACAGCGATACGCTGATTTATTACTGGCCGAAGAACAAACCAGAAGCCCATTTCCAGCTGATGAATCTGCTCTCTTTGCTGCCGGAAGGCTGCGATATTTTTGTCGTGGGTGAAAACCGCAGCGGCGTACGTAGTGCAGAGCAGATGCTCAGTGAGTTCGCACCGCTCAATAAAGTGGACAGCGCTCGCCGCTGCGGCCTCTACCACGGACGTCTGGAAAAGCGTCCAACCTTCGATGCCGAGAAATGGTGGGATGAATATCAGTGTAATGGCCTGACTATCAAAACGCTGCCGGGCGTATTTAGCCGCGATGGTCTGGACGTAGGTAGCCAGCTGCTGCTATCTACACTGACGCCACACACTAAAGGTAAGGTGCTGGATGTGGGCTGCGGCGCTGGCGTGCTGGCGGTAAGCCTGGCAAGTCATTCGCCTAAAGTTCGTCTGACCCTGTGCGATGCCAGCGCCGCCGCGGTCGAGTCCAGCCGCGCAACTCTGAGCGCAAACGGTATTGAAGGTAAAGTCCTTGCCAGCGATGTCTATTCCGCCATTGAAGGCCGCTTCGACCTGATAATCTCAAACCCACCGTTCCACGATGGTTTGCAGACCAGTCTTGATGCGGCGCAGACTCTGATTCGTTCATCCGTGCGTCATTTAAATATCGGCGGCGAACTGCGAATTGTGGCTAACGCCTTCCTGCCTTATCCGGCACTACTGGATGAGATGTTTGGCAGCCACGAAGTCATCGCTCAGACCGGGCGCTTCAAGGTTTATCGCGCTGTTCATAGCCGCCGCACCGCGCGCTAAATCGCAAAAATGTCGCTTTTTGCACCGTTTAACAAAGCGGTGCACAATTAACTGTTGACGACGCCGCGAAAACATCTAGAATGCGCCTCCGTGGTTGCAATACTTTCGAGTGTTGCCGGTACGCGAAGGTGGCGGAATTGGTAGACGCGCTAGCTTCAGGTGTTAGTGTCTTAACGGACGTGAGGGTTCAAGTCCCTCTCTTCGCACCAAAAACCACGTAAGATACGACTCGCACAATGCGAAGGTGGCGGAATTGGTAGACGCGCTAGCTTCAGGTGTTAGTGCCTTAACGGGCGTGAGGGTTCAAGTCCCTCTCTTCGCACCAAGCGGAGTCAGTATCAAAAAACCAGTGCGAAGGTGGCGGAATTGGTAGACGCGCTAGCTTCAGGTGTTAGTGTCTTAACGGACGTGAGGGTTCAAGTCCCTCTCTTCGCACCACTTCTCAGGAAGTTCCCCCAGTTGTTCTCCTGCCGTTCCGGCAAAGAAATATTGCTTAAATTGTTCAGTATCGCGCCAGTTGTAAATCCAATCAGTTAATTTAAAGATGCGTCACCATCATGGCGGTACCGGCTACGGCCAGAGCGGCTGTCAGCAGCGTAAATCCGCGCCATCCGGGGATGTACAATAAACCCATTGTCGCCAGCAATGCCGCCATAACACTCCAGCGCCAGGACTCAAGATCCCACTGGCTGCCCAACTGCAAAACGCCCAGCACACCGCATAACGCCAGCAACCCATAGTGCCATCCGC
This genomic interval from Salmonella enterica subsp. enterica serovar Choleraesuis contains the following:
- the holD gene encoding DNA polymerase III subunit psi; this encodes MTSRRDWQLQQLGITRWSLRRPAVLQGEIALSISSQTRLIIIADQLPELHEPLISDVLQSLGLDASQVMVLTPERAAMLPDGAHCNSWWLGCDGSAPLSGASIHSPALAGLLADGAQRRALWQQICEYEDDFFTQPG
- the prfC gene encoding peptide chain release factor 3; protein product: MTLSPFMQEVAKRRTFAIISHPDAGKTTITEKVLLFGQAIQTAGTVKGRGSSHHAKSDWMEMEKQRGISITTSVMQFPYHDCLVNLLDTPGHEDFSEDTYRTLTAVDCCLMVIDAAKGVEDRTRKLMEVTRLRDTPILTFMNKLDRDIRDPMELLDEVENELKIACAPVTWPIGCGKLFKGVYHLYKDETYLYQTGQGHTIQEVRIVKGLNNPELDSAVGEELAAQLRDELELVQGASHEFDEEMFLSGELTPVFFGTALGNFGVDHMLDGLVAWAPRPMPRKSDTREVDASEEKFSGFVFKIQANMDPKHRDRVAFMRVVSGKYEKGMKLRQVRTGKDVVISDALTFMAGDRSHVEEAYPGDILGLHNHGTIQIGDTFTQGEMMKFTGIPNFAPELFRRIRLRDPLKQKQLLKGLVQLSEEGAVQVFRPLINNDLIVGAVGVLQFDVVVARLKSEYNVEAIYESVNVSTARWVECGDVKKFEEFKRKNEQYLALDGGDNLSYIAPTMVNLNLAQDRYPEVQFRKTREH
- the rimI gene encoding ribosomal-protein-alanine acetyltransferase, with amino-acid sequence MARSVALYGNKFVNMKTISLLSPDDLSAAWALEQRAHAFPWSEQTFASNQGERYFNLKLTVDGQLAGFAIVQVVLDEATLFNLAVDPAWQRQGIGRQLLEHLQDALSERDVFTLWLEVRASNAPAIALYEQMGFNEVTVRRNYYPTVNGREDALIMALPLG
- the rsmC gene encoding ribosomal RNA small subunit methyltransferase C, with product MSAFTPASEVLLRHSEDFETSRILFAGDLQDDLPARFEAASCRAHTQQFHHWQNLHKAMGERAVFGLTADAACVGDSDTLIYYWPKNKPEAHFQLMNLLSLLPEGCDIFVVGENRSGVRSAEQMLSEFAPLNKVDSARRCGLYHGRLEKRPTFDAEKWWDEYQCNGLTIKTLPGVFSRDGLDVGSQLLLSTLTPHTKGKVLDVGCGAGVLAVSLASHSPKVRLTLCDASAAAVESSRATLSANGIEGKVLASDVYSAIEGRFDLIISNPPFHDGLQTSLDAAQTLIRSSVRHLNIGGELRIVANAFLPYPALLDEMFGSHEVIAQTGRFKVYRAVHSRRTAR
- a CDS encoding dUMP phosphatase, with the protein product MNWDWILFDADETLFTFDAFSGLQRMFLDYSVTFTEQDYLQYQDVNKPLWTDYQNGAISALQLQHQRFEDWAERLSVSPAALNDAFLNAMAEICSPLPGAVSLLNALKGKVKMGIITNGFTALQQTRLARTGLSDCFDLLVISEEVGIAKPDRRIFDYALTQMGNPPRERVLMVGDTAESDILGGNNAELATVWLNRHQRELPAGITATWQVDSLAGLEQLLCKQ